One Streptomyces sp. V4I8 genomic window carries:
- a CDS encoding LacI family DNA-binding transcriptional regulator — translation MDDRTGHRIVPETIRRSDRAPENRYGNRPTMKDVAARAGVGLKTVSRVVNGEPGVTPETERRVQEAIDALGFRRNDSARVLRKGRTASIGLVLEDLADPFYGPLSRAVEEVARAHGALLINGSSAEDPDREQELALALCARRVDGLVIIPAGDDHRYMEPELKAGVATVFVDRPAGKIDADCVLSDNHGGARDGVAHLIAHGHRRIGFIGDMPRIHTAAERLRGYRAAMEDAGIPVEDSWMSLGVTDPERVRRAAEEMLTGPSPVTAIFAGNNRVTVTVIRVLAEKTRRVALVGFDDIELADLLQPGVTVVAQDAAALGRTAAERLFRQLDGTLVTPERIELPTRLITRGSGELPPAD, via the coding sequence GTGGACGACAGGACAGGACACCGCATCGTGCCCGAGACCATCCGCCGATCCGACCGCGCGCCCGAGAACCGCTACGGCAACCGTCCGACCATGAAGGACGTCGCAGCGCGTGCCGGAGTCGGCCTGAAGACCGTCTCGCGCGTGGTCAACGGTGAGCCCGGCGTCACGCCGGAGACGGAGCGCCGCGTCCAGGAGGCCATCGATGCCCTGGGCTTTCGCCGCAACGACAGCGCGCGGGTGCTGCGCAAGGGCCGTACGGCGAGCATCGGCCTGGTTCTGGAGGATCTCGCGGACCCCTTCTACGGCCCGCTCAGCCGTGCGGTCGAGGAGGTCGCCCGGGCACACGGCGCCCTGCTGATCAACGGCTCCAGCGCCGAGGACCCGGACCGCGAGCAGGAGCTGGCGCTGGCCCTGTGCGCACGGCGGGTGGACGGGCTGGTGATCATTCCGGCCGGTGACGACCACCGGTATATGGAGCCCGAGCTCAAGGCGGGCGTCGCCACGGTGTTCGTCGACCGCCCGGCCGGGAAGATCGACGCCGACTGCGTCCTGTCCGACAACCACGGCGGTGCCCGCGACGGGGTCGCCCACCTCATCGCCCACGGCCACCGCAGGATCGGCTTCATCGGCGACATGCCGCGCATCCACACGGCCGCCGAGCGGCTGCGCGGCTACCGGGCAGCCATGGAGGACGCGGGGATACCGGTGGAGGACTCCTGGATGTCCCTGGGCGTCACCGACCCCGAGCGGGTGCGCCGGGCGGCCGAGGAGATGCTCACCGGCCCCTCCCCCGTCACCGCGATCTTCGCGGGCAACAACCGTGTGACGGTCACCGTGATCCGGGTCCTCGCCGAGAAGACCCGCCGTGTCGCCCTCGTCGGCTTCGACGACATCGAGCTCGCCGACCTGCTCCAGCCCGGCGTCACCGTCGTCGCCCAGGACGCCGCAGCCCTCGGCCGTACCGCCGCCGAGCGCCTCTTCCGCCAGCTCGACGGCACCCTGGTCACCCCCGAACGCATCGAGCTGCCCACGCGGCTGATCACCCGTGGTTCGGGCGAGCTGCCGCCGGCGGACTGA
- a CDS encoding electron transfer flavoprotein subunit alpha/FixB family protein, with product MAEVLVYVDHVDGAVRKPTLELLTLARRVGEPVAVALGNGAADTAAALAEHGAVKVLTHDASEYADYLVVPKVDALQAAVEAVSPAAVLVPSSAEGKEIAARLALRIGSGIITDAVDLEAGDEGPVATQSVFAASFTTKSRVSKGTPVITVKPNSAAVEAAPAAGAVEALSVTFSAQATGTKVTSRTPRESTGRPELTEAAIVVSGGRGVNGAENFAIIEALADSLGAAVGASRAAVDAGWYPHTNQVGQTGKSVSPQLYIASGISGAIQHRAGMQTSKTIVAINKDAEAPIFDLVDYGVVGDLFDVVPTLTEEIKTRKG from the coding sequence ATGGCTGAAGTTCTCGTCTACGTCGACCACGTGGACGGTGCCGTCCGCAAGCCCACCCTGGAGCTGCTGACCCTGGCCCGCCGCGTCGGCGAGCCCGTCGCGGTCGCCCTGGGCAACGGCGCCGCCGACACCGCCGCCGCGCTCGCCGAGCACGGCGCGGTCAAGGTCCTCACCCACGACGCGTCCGAGTACGCCGACTACCTGGTCGTCCCGAAGGTCGACGCCCTCCAGGCCGCCGTCGAGGCCGTCTCCCCGGCCGCCGTCCTGGTGCCGTCCTCCGCGGAGGGCAAGGAGATCGCCGCGCGTCTGGCGCTGCGCATCGGCTCCGGCATCATCACCGACGCCGTCGACCTGGAGGCCGGCGACGAGGGCCCGGTGGCCACCCAGTCGGTGTTCGCCGCGTCCTTCACCACCAAGTCCCGTGTCTCCAAGGGCACCCCGGTCATCACGGTCAAGCCGAACTCGGCCGCCGTGGAGGCCGCCCCGGCCGCCGGCGCGGTCGAGGCCCTGTCCGTCACCTTCTCCGCCCAGGCCACCGGCACCAAGGTCACCAGCCGCACGCCGCGTGAGTCGACCGGCCGTCCGGAGCTGACCGAGGCCGCGATCGTGGTCTCCGGTGGCCGTGGCGTCAACGGTGCGGAGAACTTCGCGATCATCGAGGCCCTCGCCGACTCCCTCGGCGCGGCCGTCGGCGCCTCGCGTGCCGCGGTGGACGCGGGCTGGTACCCGCACACCAACCAGGTCGGCCAGACCGGCAAGTCGGTCTCGCCGCAGCTGTACATCGCCTCCGGCATCTCCGGCGCGATCCAGCACCGTGCCGGTATGCAGACCTCGAAGACGATCGTGGCGATCAACAAGGACGCCGAGGCCCCGATCTTCGACCTCGTCGACTACGGCGTCGTCGGCGACCTCTTCGACGTCGTCCCGACCCTGACCGAGGAGATCAAGACCCGCAAGGGCTGA
- a CDS encoding electron transfer flavoprotein subunit beta produces MSLRIVVTVKYVPDATGDRHFADDLTVDRDDVDGLLSELDEYAVEQALQISENSDDDVEITVLTVGPEDAKDALRKALSMGADKAVHVEDDDLHGTDALGTSLVLAKAIEKAGYDLVISGMASTDGTMGVVPALLAERLGVPQVTLLSEVSVEDGTVKGRRDGDAASENLEASLPAVVSVTDQSGEARYPSFKGIMAAKKKPVQSWDLSDLDIEAEEVGLEGAYTVVDGAAERPARTAGTIVKDEGEGGKQLAEFLASQKFI; encoded by the coding sequence GTGAGCTTGAGGATCGTTGTCACCGTGAAGTACGTGCCCGACGCCACTGGCGACCGGCACTTCGCCGATGACCTGACCGTCGACCGGGACGACGTGGACGGTCTGCTCTCCGAGCTCGACGAGTACGCGGTCGAGCAGGCGCTGCAGATCTCCGAGAACTCCGACGACGACGTGGAGATCACCGTTCTGACGGTGGGTCCGGAGGACGCCAAGGACGCGCTGCGCAAGGCGCTGTCCATGGGCGCCGACAAGGCCGTCCACGTCGAGGACGACGACCTGCACGGCACCGACGCCCTGGGTACCTCGCTGGTGCTGGCCAAGGCGATCGAGAAGGCCGGCTACGACCTGGTGATCTCCGGCATGGCCTCCACCGACGGCACCATGGGTGTCGTACCGGCCCTGCTGGCGGAGCGTCTGGGCGTCCCGCAGGTCACCCTGCTGTCCGAGGTCTCGGTCGAGGACGGCACGGTCAAGGGCCGCCGGGACGGCGACGCCGCCTCGGAGAACCTGGAGGCGTCCCTGCCGGCGGTCGTGTCGGTCACCGACCAGTCGGGCGAGGCGCGCTACCCGTCCTTCAAGGGCATCATGGCCGCCAAGAAGAAGCCGGTTCAGTCCTGGGACCTGTCCGACCTCGACATCGAGGCGGAGGAGGTCGGCCTGGAGGGTGCGTACACCGTCGTGGACGGCGCGGCCGAGCGTCCGGCCCGTACCGCCGGCACGATCGTCAAGGACGAGGGCGAGGGCGGCAAGCAGCTCGCCGAGTTCCTCGCGAGCCAGAAGTTCATCTAA
- a CDS encoding endonuclease/exonuclease/phosphatase family protein has product MPNHSRVTRRLGLKAVLAAAVTAPLSSTALPTSSASAGERPARGHLQAMSFNLRFASTSEPNSWAVRRPVMRELLRREAPHVIGTQEGVFAQLLDIDSDLGPHYDWLGTGRLHGSRDEAMAIFYDTRRLRPTAYDHFWLSDTPNVIDSNTWGAAFARMVTWIRFRDLADGGGEFYVLNTHFDHVSQYARERSAALIAARIAGFDRSLPVVVTGDFNVAARENTVYDTLLGAGLVDTWDTAPERSALYATFHGYKPLTPDGDRIDWVLSTPGVTAHRAAINTFSDAGQFPSDHLPVQAFLSLG; this is encoded by the coding sequence GTGCCGAACCACAGCCGAGTCACGCGCCGCCTGGGCCTGAAGGCCGTGCTGGCCGCGGCAGTCACCGCGCCCCTCTCCAGTACAGCACTGCCCACGTCATCCGCCTCGGCGGGCGAACGCCCCGCCCGCGGGCACCTCCAGGCCATGTCCTTCAACCTGCGCTTCGCGAGCACCAGTGAGCCCAACAGCTGGGCCGTCCGCAGACCGGTCATGCGCGAACTGCTGCGCCGCGAGGCACCGCATGTCATCGGTACCCAGGAGGGCGTCTTCGCGCAGCTGCTGGACATCGACTCCGACCTCGGCCCGCACTACGACTGGCTGGGCACCGGCCGGCTGCACGGCAGCCGTGACGAGGCCATGGCGATCTTCTACGACACCCGCCGTCTCCGCCCGACCGCGTACGACCACTTCTGGCTCTCCGACACCCCGAACGTGATCGACTCCAACACCTGGGGCGCGGCCTTCGCCCGCATGGTCACCTGGATCCGCTTCCGCGATCTGGCCGACGGCGGAGGGGAGTTCTACGTCCTCAACACCCACTTCGACCATGTGAGCCAGTACGCGCGCGAGCGCAGCGCCGCGCTCATCGCCGCGCGGATCGCCGGGTTCGACCGCTCGCTGCCGGTCGTGGTGACGGGGGACTTCAATGTCGCCGCCAGGGAAAACACGGTGTACGACACCCTGCTCGGCGCCGGTCTCGTCGACACCTGGGACACCGCACCTGAGCGCAGCGCGCTGTACGCGACCTTCCACGGCTACAAGCCACTGACCCCGGACGGCGACCGCATCGACTGGGTCCTGAGCACGCCCGGCGTCACGGCCCACCGGGCGGCGATCAACACCTTCTCCGACGCGGGCCAGTTCCCGAGCGACCATCTGCCCGTGCAGGCGTTCCTGAGCCTGGGATGA
- a CDS encoding DUF4395 domain-containing protein translates to MDIDVRGPRFGAAVTTVVLAVVLVTGSAWLLAWQTLAFALGAAGGVSRSPYGVLFRRAVRPRIGPPSEFEAPEPPRFAQAVGLVFAGLGLVGYTLGPDWLGLAATGAALAAAFLNAVFGYCLGCEMYLLVRRLTVRAG, encoded by the coding sequence ATGGACATCGACGTGAGGGGGCCGCGCTTCGGGGCGGCCGTGACGACCGTGGTGCTGGCGGTCGTCCTGGTCACCGGGAGCGCCTGGCTGCTGGCCTGGCAGACGCTGGCGTTCGCGCTGGGCGCGGCGGGCGGGGTGAGCCGTTCGCCGTACGGCGTGCTGTTCCGCAGGGCCGTACGCCCCAGGATCGGACCGCCGAGCGAGTTCGAGGCACCGGAACCGCCACGGTTCGCGCAGGCGGTGGGGCTGGTCTTCGCGGGCCTCGGGCTGGTCGGCTACACGCTCGGGCCGGACTGGCTGGGACTCGCCGCCACCGGGGCCGCGCTCGCGGCCGCCTTCCTGAACGCCGTCTTCGGATACTGCCTGGGCTGCGAGATGTACCTGCTCGTGCGGCGGTTGACGGTGCGCGCCGGGTAA
- a CDS encoding TlpA family protein disulfide reductase produces MTGLVVCVAVLVVASAYGVLHRRRSGRVRVRGRDDGKRLVAAELGGELGARATLVQFSSAFCAPCRATRRVLGEVAGMVPGVTHVEIDAEDHLDLVRRLDILKTPTVLVLDADGNVVRRATGQPRKADVIAALGEAV; encoded by the coding sequence ATGACCGGACTCGTGGTGTGCGTGGCGGTGCTCGTGGTGGCGAGCGCCTACGGAGTGCTGCATCGGCGGCGGAGCGGGAGAGTACGGGTGCGCGGGCGGGACGACGGAAAGCGGCTCGTGGCGGCCGAGTTGGGCGGGGAGTTGGGTGCGCGGGCCACCCTCGTGCAGTTCTCGAGCGCCTTCTGCGCGCCCTGCCGGGCCACCCGGCGGGTGCTCGGCGAGGTGGCCGGCATGGTCCCCGGCGTGACCCACGTCGAGATCGACGCCGAGGACCACCTGGACCTCGTACGCCGTCTCGACATCCTCAAGACGCCGACCGTGCTGGTCCTCGACGCCGACGGAAACGTCGTACGGCGGGCCACCGGTCAGCCGCGCAAGGCGGATGTGATCGCGGCCCTGGGTGAAGCGGTCTGA
- a CDS encoding flavin reductase family protein — MTATSGLGTPQLASPDLLRSVFRRHAAGVAVITARGAAGPVGFTATSLTSVSAEPPMLSFGIGTGASSWPAVAAADHVGVHILGEHQQDLAATFARSGADRFGPPTAWGEGPEGVPVLDDVLAWMVCRVVGRVPAGDHRIVLAEVVLGDSNGPGRPLVYHQGRFNGLRD; from the coding sequence ATGACGGCCACATCCGGCCTCGGCACCCCTCAGCTCGCCTCTCCCGATCTGCTCCGCTCCGTCTTCCGGCGCCATGCCGCCGGAGTGGCCGTGATCACCGCCCGCGGTGCGGCGGGCCCGGTCGGCTTCACCGCCACCTCCCTGACCTCCGTCTCCGCCGAGCCCCCGATGCTCTCCTTCGGTATCGGCACCGGCGCCTCCAGCTGGCCGGCGGTAGCCGCCGCGGACCACGTCGGTGTCCACATACTCGGCGAGCACCAGCAGGACCTGGCCGCCACCTTCGCCCGCAGCGGCGCCGACCGCTTCGGTCCGCCCACGGCCTGGGGCGAGGGCCCCGAAGGTGTCCCCGTCCTCGACGACGTGCTCGCCTGGATGGTGTGCCGGGTCGTGGGACGCGTACCCGCCGGTGATCACCGCATCGTGCTGGCCGAGGTCGTCCTGGGTGACTCCAACGGTCCCGGGCGTCCACTGGTGTACCACCAGGGCCGCTTCAACGGCCTGCGTGACTGA
- a CDS encoding low specificity L-threonine aldolase, which produces MNPPKTDARRHHDPDVRGFASDNYAGAHPEVLAALALANGGHQVAYGEDDYTENLQRIVRSHFGATAEAFPVFNGTGANVVALQAVTDRWGAVICAESAHIHVDEGGAPERMGGLKLLTVPTPDGKLTPELIDRQAYGWEDEHRAMPQVVSITQSTELGTLYTPDEIRAICDHAHAHGMKVHLDGSRIANAAAALNVPMRTFTNAVGVDILSLGGTKNGALFGEAVVVLNQDAVSHMKHLRKLSMQLASKMRFVSVQLEALLAKDLWLRNARHANEMAQRLAEGVRAVHGVEILYPVQANGVFAKLPHDVSERLQKKFRFYFWDEAAGVVRWMCAFDTTEDDVDAFVAALKEEMAR; this is translated from the coding sequence GTGAACCCTCCGAAGACCGACGCCCGTCGCCACCACGACCCGGACGTCCGCGGCTTCGCCAGTGACAACTACGCCGGCGCCCACCCGGAGGTGCTCGCCGCCCTGGCCCTGGCCAACGGCGGGCACCAGGTGGCGTACGGCGAGGACGACTACACCGAGAACCTCCAGCGGATCGTCCGCAGCCACTTCGGCGCCACGGCCGAGGCATTCCCGGTCTTCAACGGCACCGGCGCCAACGTCGTCGCGCTCCAGGCCGTCACCGACCGCTGGGGCGCGGTGATCTGCGCCGAGAGCGCGCACATCCACGTCGACGAGGGCGGCGCCCCCGAGCGGATGGGCGGCCTGAAGCTGCTCACCGTGCCCACCCCCGACGGCAAGCTCACCCCGGAGCTGATCGACCGGCAGGCGTATGGCTGGGAGGACGAGCACCGGGCCATGCCCCAGGTCGTCTCGATCACCCAGAGCACCGAACTCGGCACCCTCTACACGCCGGACGAGATCCGCGCGATCTGCGACCACGCCCACGCGCACGGCATGAAGGTGCACCTGGACGGCTCCCGGATAGCCAACGCGGCCGCCGCCCTGAACGTGCCCATGCGGACGTTCACCAACGCGGTCGGTGTCGACATCCTCTCCCTCGGCGGCACGAAGAACGGTGCCCTGTTCGGGGAGGCGGTCGTCGTCCTCAACCAGGACGCCGTCAGCCACATGAAGCACCTGCGCAAGCTGTCCATGCAGCTCGCCTCCAAGATGCGCTTCGTGTCCGTGCAGTTGGAGGCCCTGCTCGCCAAGGACCTGTGGCTGCGCAACGCCCGGCACGCCAACGAGATGGCCCAACGGCTCGCCGAGGGCGTGCGCGCCGTGCACGGTGTGGAGATCCTCTACCCGGTGCAGGCCAACGGCGTGTTCGCCAAGCTCCCGCACGACGTGAGCGAGCGCCTGCAGAAGAAGTTCCGGTTCTACTTCTGGGACGAGGCGGCGGGCGTCGTCCGCTGGATGTGCGCCTTCGACACGACCGAGGACGACGTGGACGCGTTCGTGGCGGCGCTCAAGGAGGAGATGGCGCGCTAG
- a CDS encoding lysophospholipid acyltransferase family protein: protein MAELVYRPVVGFAQTLFKAWDLKIDCKGSENIPRSGGAVLVSNHISYLDFVFNGLAALPQKRLVRFMAKESVFRHKISGPLMRGMKHIPVDRRQGEAAYAHALDSLRSGEIVGVFPEATISQSFTLKSFKSGAARLAQEAGVPLIPMAVWGTQRLWTKGHPRNFKRSHTPITIRVGEAIEASKDKYAGAITRQLRERVQELLEAAQRAYPVRPKDAGDTWWMPAHLGGTAPTPEQVREADRSAG from the coding sequence ATGGCAGAGCTTGTCTACCGTCCCGTCGTCGGTTTCGCCCAGACGTTGTTCAAGGCGTGGGACCTCAAGATCGACTGCAAGGGGTCGGAGAACATTCCACGCTCGGGCGGCGCTGTGCTGGTGAGCAACCACATCAGCTATCTGGACTTCGTCTTCAACGGCCTGGCGGCGCTCCCGCAGAAGCGCCTCGTCCGCTTCATGGCGAAGGAGTCCGTGTTCCGGCACAAGATCTCCGGGCCGCTGATGCGCGGTATGAAGCACATCCCCGTGGACCGCAGGCAGGGTGAGGCGGCGTACGCCCACGCGCTGGACTCGCTGCGCTCCGGCGAGATCGTCGGAGTCTTCCCGGAGGCCACGATCTCGCAGTCGTTCACGCTGAAGAGCTTCAAGTCGGGCGCCGCCCGGCTGGCCCAGGAGGCCGGCGTGCCGCTGATCCCGATGGCCGTGTGGGGCACGCAGCGCCTGTGGACCAAGGGCCACCCGCGCAACTTCAAGCGCAGCCACACCCCGATCACGATCCGGGTCGGCGAGGCGATCGAGGCCTCCAAGGACAAGTACGCCGGTGCGATCACCCGGCAGCTGCGCGAGCGCGTCCAGGAGCTTCTGGAGGCCGCACAGCGTGCCTATCCGGTGCGCCCCAAGGACGCCGGTGACACCTGGTGGATGCCGGCCCACCTGGGTGGCACGGCTCCCACGCCGGAGCAGGTGCGCGAGGCGGACCGCTCCGCCGGGTAG
- a CDS encoding protein kinase: MSSGENGRADETGRLLAGRYRVVSQLGRGGMGVVWRAVDEVLGREVAVKELRTYSDADGPELADLRLRMQREARAAARVKHPGVVAVHDVAEVDGRPLIVMELVDGPSLEAVLRERGTLDPREAAGIGAKVMDALAAAHRAGVLHRDVKPGNILLERSGRVVLTDFGIATMDDPADGSATHLTRTGHLVGSLDYMAPERAQGSDPGPSSDVWALGATLYAAVEGSAPFRRTSTFSTLTAIVSEPLPEPRNAGPLGPVLQRLMDKRPDSRPEADEARALLQAVTDSGGTDAPTAALRGSADAGPAPDDTERSAPSAPPGFGPTAGVNPGGQAYVGHQQSTRGAQGGDTPQQGEGVPASGLPGAPRFGAAAQGDPAAQGPATPGPGTPSSQGFGPVGHPGSAGPVQGGPVPVRGYGTPGYPPVAPHGGPHPHPQDPGATGPMVTSSGSPARRKGRALLAAVAVTVVLAAAGVTVALVNNEGDAKTEAQGISATTSTGASAPTAGSPDARPSGDSGLTDKGDDEKSPDATKSPSRTAGTEPTDRPTTSSPTRPSGGGSDGGTTGGGSGDGGTTGGGGTTGGGGNTTQPDACDSIGGGKYNCQVWTQAKSYTASGTEVGVLHEGTNYFYCQQNLGRRETSGQWTNVWWAKTDDDSGNTNVYISDVYIQGGNNDEPVPGLPVC, from the coding sequence GTGTCATCGGGGGAGAACGGACGGGCGGACGAGACCGGTCGGCTGCTGGCCGGGCGTTATCGCGTGGTTTCGCAGCTCGGGCGCGGCGGCATGGGCGTGGTCTGGCGGGCCGTCGACGAGGTGCTGGGCCGCGAGGTCGCCGTCAAGGAACTGCGGACCTACTCGGACGCGGACGGTCCCGAACTCGCCGATTTGCGGCTGCGGATGCAGCGCGAGGCCCGCGCGGCCGCCCGGGTCAAGCATCCGGGCGTCGTCGCCGTGCACGACGTCGCCGAGGTCGACGGACGCCCGCTGATCGTCATGGAGCTGGTCGACGGCCCCTCCCTGGAGGCGGTGCTGCGCGAGCGCGGCACCCTCGACCCGCGTGAGGCGGCGGGTATCGGCGCCAAGGTCATGGACGCGCTGGCCGCCGCCCACCGGGCCGGCGTCCTGCACCGCGACGTCAAGCCGGGCAACATCCTGCTCGAACGCTCCGGTCGCGTCGTTCTGACCGACTTCGGCATCGCCACCATGGACGACCCGGCCGACGGCTCGGCCACCCATCTCACCCGCACCGGCCATCTCGTCGGCTCCCTGGACTACATGGCCCCCGAGCGCGCCCAGGGCTCCGATCCGGGCCCGTCCTCGGACGTCTGGGCGCTGGGCGCCACGCTGTACGCGGCCGTGGAGGGCTCCGCCCCCTTCCGCCGTACCTCGACCTTCTCCACGCTCACCGCGATCGTCAGCGAGCCCCTGCCGGAGCCCCGTAACGCCGGACCCCTCGGCCCCGTCCTGCAGCGTCTGATGGACAAGCGTCCCGACTCCCGTCCCGAGGCCGACGAGGCGCGGGCACTCCTCCAGGCGGTGACGGATTCGGGCGGCACGGACGCACCGACGGCGGCACTGCGCGGCTCGGCGGACGCCGGGCCCGCACCGGACGACACGGAGCGCAGCGCCCCCTCGGCGCCGCCCGGGTTCGGGCCCACGGCGGGGGTGAATCCCGGCGGGCAGGCGTACGTCGGCCACCAGCAGAGCACGCGGGGTGCTCAGGGCGGCGACACCCCGCAGCAGGGCGAGGGCGTACCCGCGTCCGGCCTGCCCGGGGCACCGCGCTTCGGGGCCGCGGCGCAGGGCGACCCGGCAGCTCAGGGACCCGCGACCCCTGGACCGGGCACGCCGTCGTCCCAGGGCTTCGGCCCCGTCGGTCACCCCGGCTCGGCCGGACCCGTACAGGGCGGACCGGTACCGGTCCGCGGATACGGCACCCCGGGGTACCCGCCCGTGGCGCCGCACGGCGGCCCGCACCCGCACCCACAGGACCCGGGCGCCACCGGCCCGATGGTCACCTCCTCCGGCTCCCCGGCCCGGCGCAAGGGCCGCGCCCTCCTCGCCGCCGTGGCCGTCACCGTCGTGCTCGCGGCGGCCGGGGTCACGGTCGCCCTGGTGAACAACGAGGGCGACGCCAAGACCGAGGCACAGGGCATCTCGGCCACCACCTCCACGGGCGCCTCCGCCCCGACGGCCGGCAGCCCCGACGCCCGCCCCTCGGGCGACTCCGGCCTGACCGACAAGGGCGACGACGAGAAGTCCCCGGACGCGACCAAGTCCCCCAGCCGCACCGCGGGGACCGAGCCCACCGACCGGCCCACCACCTCGTCCCCGACCAGGCCCTCGGGCGGCGGCAGCGACGGGGGCACCACGGGCGGCGGTTCCGGCGACGGCGGTACCACCGGCGGTGGAGGGACCACGGGCGGGGGCGGCAACACCACGCAGCCCGACGCCTGCGACTCGATCGGTGGCGGCAAGTACAACTGCCAGGTCTGGACGCAGGCCAAGTCGTACACCGCGTCCGGCACCGAGGTGGGCGTCCTCCACGAGGGCACCAACTATTTCTACTGCCAGCAGAACCTGGGCCGCCGCGAGACGTCCGGTCAGTGGACCAACGTCTGGTGGGCCAAGACGGACGACGACAGCGGCAACACGAACGTCTACATCAGCGACGTCTACATCCAGGGCGGCAACAACGACGAGCCGGTGCCCGGACTCCCGGTCTGCTGA
- a CDS encoding aldolase/citrate lyase family protein has product MGQGQQEKVATSLAGAVSEGISASLAPVDAELERRYPGDPGGRQPVHTVYVPGDVFAADTIRSWGDQALAALDEHAPDAASFAAVLGLSEELAEPVYARVRAKLEREPIEDLRVDFEDGYGPRPDAEEDESAARAARLIAQAYENGTAAPYMGIRMKCMEAPVRDRGIRTLDIFLTGLMEAGGLPDGLVLTLPKVTYPEQVTAMVRLLEEFEKARGLEPGRIGFEIQIETSQSILATDGTATVARMIQAAEGRATGLHYGTFDYSACLGVSAAYQASDHPAADHAKAIMQVAAAGTGVRVSDGSTNVLPVGPTAKVHDAWRLHYGLTRRALARAYYQGWDMHPGHIPTRYAAVFAFYREGFEQAAARLARYANRAGGDVMDEPATAKALSGYLLRGLDCGALDIGEVARLTGLTRADLEGFAAPRRGDLTASAK; this is encoded by the coding sequence ATGGGTCAGGGCCAGCAGGAGAAGGTGGCGACGAGCCTCGCGGGTGCCGTCAGCGAGGGGATCAGCGCCTCCCTCGCGCCGGTCGACGCCGAGCTGGAGCGCCGCTATCCCGGGGACCCCGGCGGCCGCCAGCCCGTCCACACCGTCTACGTGCCCGGGGACGTCTTCGCCGCCGACACCATCCGTTCCTGGGGCGACCAGGCCCTCGCCGCGCTCGACGAACACGCCCCGGACGCCGCCTCCTTCGCCGCCGTGCTCGGCCTGTCCGAAGAACTCGCCGAGCCCGTGTACGCGCGCGTGCGGGCCAAGCTGGAGCGCGAGCCCATTGAGGACCTGCGCGTCGACTTCGAGGACGGCTACGGCCCCCGCCCGGACGCCGAGGAGGACGAGTCGGCCGCCCGCGCGGCACGGCTGATCGCCCAGGCGTACGAGAACGGCACGGCGGCCCCGTACATGGGCATCCGCATGAAGTGCATGGAGGCGCCCGTACGTGACCGGGGCATCCGCACCCTGGACATCTTCCTCACCGGCCTGATGGAGGCCGGCGGCCTGCCCGACGGGCTCGTCCTCACGCTGCCCAAGGTGACGTACCCCGAGCAGGTCACCGCGATGGTGCGGCTCCTGGAGGAGTTCGAGAAGGCGCGCGGTCTCGAGCCCGGCCGGATCGGCTTCGAGATCCAGATCGAGACCAGCCAGTCCATTCTCGCCACCGACGGCACCGCCACCGTCGCCCGGATGATCCAGGCCGCCGAGGGCCGGGCCACGGGCCTGCACTACGGCACCTTCGACTACAGCGCCTGCCTCGGCGTCTCCGCCGCCTACCAGGCCAGCGACCACCCGGCCGCCGACCACGCCAAGGCGATCATGCAGGTCGCGGCGGCGGGCACCGGCGTACGCGTGTCGGACGGTTCGACGAACGTCCTGCCGGTCGGCCCGACCGCCAAGGTCCACGACGCCTGGCGACTGCACTACGGCCTCACCCGCCGCGCCCTCGCCCGCGCCTACTACCAGGGCTGGGACATGCACCCCGGCCACATCCCCACCCGCTACGCGGCCGTCTTCGCCTTCTACCGTGAGGGTTTCGAGCAGGCCGCGGCCCGTCTCGCCCGGTACGCCAACCGGGCCGGCGGCGACGTCATGGACGAGCCCGCCACCGCCAAGGCCCTCAGCGGCTACCTGCTGCGCGGCCTGGACTGCGGAGCCCTCGACATTGGCGAGGTCGCTCGCCTCACCGGCCTGACCCGAGCCGACCTGGAGGGCTTCGCGGCGCCTCGAAGGGGCGATTTGACGGCCTCCGCGAAGTAG